GTACATGCCGTAAAGCATTTGATTTAAACCCCTTAAGAAACATTAAACCTGGTTGGTGTCAGTGACAAGTCATCATGGATCGTGTCGTAATGTGAGGGGCCTGCTCAGACTAGTTAAGTACTTGTCCTGATTAGGGGCATGTTGGGTTCTCAAAACACTAAGGACCTGGTGAAGACAACTGGGAAGACTTGACAGATTGAATCTTTTGATGGATGAAGTGTGCAAAGGAGAAGTCATGCACCATAATCTGTATCTTATGGAATCTTTGAACTCATACCTTCATCTTGTCCAATAGTCAGATAGCAATGGCAGGGGAGGAATGATAACAAAGAGAATTAGTTTACAACAAatgtgtaaggccatgttgattcgatcatatggataacatcctctgggaaccccaacaCTGATGTGAgcatgcagaaaaaaaagagttCTTCATTATGGAatttaagtggtcaggaaggtttaaaAAATGACTAAAACACTCAGAGTATGCTATACCGAACAATAAAATGTATGTTCCATTACAAAAaattgttctttcacatcttacATAATGTCATATCCatcatttttactttttacaaaatttacgacatacatgtatatctgctcattttgcagctgattGTACGATTCATAGTACGgtcgaaaacatttttttttgaacCAGACAATTCAAACTGATGTGCgtgcggacgtcatccatatgatcgaaTCAACTAACCTACCAGTGAGAAGCTTTGACAAGTGCTAAGCTTCCAAGTTCCTGAATACACGTACTTTGAATATAGATATATTTTGGATACAAACAATAAGGGTGGACAAGGGAAGTTAGCAGTGGCTGGGTGAGTAGATGAGGGAAAGAAACTTTGCACTAGTGGTAAGATTGATAAGTAAGTCAAGAAATTATTTTACAAATTAGAAAACAAAATTGTCAGACAAATTGCCTGACTGACTGATGTAGCaagcacatacatacaaaatatatataactGTTGTAAATACAAATATGATGATAGAATATTGTGATGGAGGAAGGTCCAATGAAGAAGGAAGACAAATAGGTTAAAAATGAACACATGTATGAGTTAACTGGTAAGGTctagggaaaaaatgttgtgtttccggttatctTTTGACTctatcaaaaacctgccgaaccaaccttttttttttggtcgacCATCTGATCataagtgatgaaattcaaaacagacttcctgtatttcacactctgctAACCTTCAACACACAATTTGGCACCCAactccctattggttacagagttaggcagcagggagagggttaacaGATTAAAGCTTTGagcagttgatgtaagaatgtgcaGTAAACATTGCACTTCTTTGTTCATTTTTACCAAATATACTTGAATGTGattgtatatctgtatattaCAATATGAATATTTTCATCCAGTTTGAAATAGCAGCGGCTCTACACTGGACTGTATTTGTTGaatcacttcggccgaaatctgaaaaaaaagggaaaatgaccaagagaaaaaaaagagaatccctacctaccgaccgaCCCTAATTCATCAGGCCcgtaaccgaaaacacaaaTTTTCTTTTGCTTGGCCTATAAGTTGTTGACAATAAAACCCTGATAGCACTGTAGAACAACGGCGGATAAAAGCCAGCCTACATGTACTCCAGGTTGGGTCCGCCCCGGGAGGCAATCAATTTTTATTGTGCGGAATTCTCTACAATCAGTCTTCCCTGTAATCCCTCCCCAGATGCCGAGGGTACCTGACTGTCTCACAAGACCAGAtccattttcataatcatttgtCTTTGCACCAGCTGAGGCACCGGCCTCCCCATCCAATCAAAGGGGAATCTTCTGATGGGTTGGAGACAGTTTGTGCAATCAGGGGTTATTGGCTTTGATTCTATTGGACCGAATGCTAACCTTAATTGTAATGACTGACATACGGTACGTTTCTGAAATAAGTCTGAGAATTATACATCTTATTGTTGGGCCAGAAATATGCGAAAGATTACATATCCCATGTCTTTGATTATTTGCAGTAGGTGATATGTTTTGATGAATATTTTACCTGGGAAACAAAATGAAACTTATGAAAATTGTAGAAGCCAGCAATTGCTGTGAGTTTTCAAATACGTAGCCAACAACCTAATCATGGCCATTGGCCGTTAGTTCTTTCCTTGATGAACCACAGAAGAAAATCTTTAGGCCTGTCTCCAGACTATCAGGAAACAGCAGGTGAAAGTTTGTGCGGGTCTTTGAATCTGTTAAAGGCTATTTCTCCAAAGGGGGCCTTTTCTAAATTCCattcttttatgtatgaccagCTTAACTTCATCAACAATTGTGGAAATTGTGCTCTAAAAAAAGTTAAATCTGAAGCAGATGCAGGACTGTCAGATGACATGTTTATCTCCAGTCTGAATTGTATCAGCGatgtgatgtacattgtatatatcatCCCTATAGTTGTACTATTCTGGGGACAACAGAGATGCTTCAAGCTGTCAAATATACTTTGCAGAGCAGAGAAAGCAATACACCAGCCAAACATTCCACAAGGGGGTTACATCTCCATTCTGATTTTGTGAATAATCAATATTAGATATGCTTTGCTTCTGTCCCTTGTCTGCAATCTAAAGGCATCTCAGAGCTATCCATAATTCATGCCACAAAAGGTTACGAAGGAAAGGTCATCTCGCATGGGAGTCCCCTCCCCGAGGTGACTTATTTAGCACTGGGACAGCTATGATGGATCTCCTATTCAGCACTTTGAtttctacatgtaactactttactttctgaaGTGGATTGTAGATACCCAAAGGACATTGACATCTACAGTTACTGAATCATCATCTTAACAAGTAAAGCTCAGTCAATCGCCTGAAATCCTGGATTGTTTAAGTAAAGTGGTCATGTTCACAGGGGAGTGAATGGAAATGATGTACACAAAGCCTGAATGTTTCAGGCTGCTCAGTAAGGctacaccatcttaattttatggatgacatccgcgcgcacattgatttttgccagttctaaaaaaaaaaaaaccttgccGACTtatattgccgcaaaaggccagcattgtgccggcttgttgtatacatgtaaacatgtaaatGTTGTATACCAGTTCACAAGAAAACTGGTGGCAtaattgtggattggtatgcaaTCGACGTTGGTGAGGGGGATGTTAcatttgcacagttgtacgagagacttgtggCGGCCAGCAAGTATcacccagacaatttcaaagacgtcctatccagagtggctctcataTGTgcagaatctttttttttgctggatttttcttttttttcgcccatgcgcattagttttggggtctccagatgATGGCGTCCGTAAAATTAAGATTGTGTGGCCTAATCATCATAATCAATGGTAGAACGAAGGGAATTCTTAACAGTGTCTCTTAAAGGTACATATTGTAGCATTTGTACGAAAACTGTAAATATTCTGAATCTAAAAATCTCCATTCAGATTGACATTCGCAactgattttcaacatattctcTTCATTTTTTTGCAGTGTAATAACTTAAAGGTAAATTCTTACTCAATAATGTAGAAAAATGTCAATAATgtagaaaaatgtcacaaaacagTGATTTTAGGTTTTATATTCTGAtcacaatacattgtacatgttcgTGCCTTATACCTTCGCAttgctgcctaaccccgtaaccaatacaattttggtggcaaacggctactttagcAGAGAGAAGATATGATAACTTTTTAGGATGGTGCATTCAGATGAATACTAACTTATCTGAAGTTCATTTCATGACATTGTGATACCAGAGCCTGGACCTTCTGTTTGCCTTCATTACACAACATTCATTTCTTTGAAGCAGAGCAAAATTTtcatgactacatgtacttggattctattttgaattttcatcactaagatgtcagatcaaaaacttACGGTCCCTTAGGTTGACTGAGATAGGGCAAGGATTGGCGGGTTTTTGCTGGGGTCGGTTGGGGAACAGTGAACACAACATTTGTTTCCTAGGCCTAAGGACTGTTCCTCTTGTATCTGTTGTCTACACTGGATTGTATATATACGCATACCTTGTAAAAGTTCAGCATATCAAATCTTACAACAGCAGGGCACAATGTAGGATTGAAAGGGTCAACACTCCAGACAGCTATCTCTAATATGGCTTAAGACTAATGCCCCCAGGGGTCTATGAACTTTACCTTTAAGCACCAGGCGAAAGATGAAACATCCTGGAGTAACAACTTTGGAGATAGGGATCTGGGGGTAGATGGCTACATGCATATCTAATCTGCCCCTTTGACTCCAAAGGTCAAGTCGGTTCGTCTGAATTTATGGCACGTCTCAAGGGTCTTTTATATTTAGcagtcaggtacatgtactgaggTCCAGCCATTGGCGCAAGGCTTTATTGCGTACACTACTCCTTGCTTTTATTACGAGGGGTGGGGTTATTGGAACGACAGATGGAGTCGTAAAGCTACCTGCTCCTGGGATTGCAGATGAGTGCTTTGTTTATGTGGGGATGTGCAGCCTCCTGCAACACTGGGCCTGCATAGGGCTTACTGGTAATGTAGAGGAAAATGAGGTGCTTTCATGTGCCTTACTTTTTTATGTAGCAAAACATCACATTCCCTAGCAGTGTAAAAGAAAAGTGTTTATCTAATTCATTATTCAACAGTATAGTATTCctaccaggcttttagctaggacaCAGGGCGTATAAAAAAGtttgcatctgtatctgtatctatatagctgctgtaactgcccttcggcgtaacacaccaggtatgtaattaccagggaaacaagGCATCATCTGGGTGTCacctgcaaaaggagggtgtcTAGATATTctatgttttcttagtgtagggtaGCTTGGGCGTCCAGAAGACACCCTGGCGCCCTGCTATCTAATAGCCGGATTCCTACTCAAAACTAATTATTCCTGCTTTGAAAATTCATCAACTGACCACAAGTAAATTGTACTGAATAGCTCTGTTATCCTTTATGACTGTTACTTTGAGCCTTGGAATTGGCAAAACAGGAAAAAGCAGCTTATAGTTATacttcatacattttgtagctgtGCTAATAACAAAATTTCCATTGAATTACACAAGAAACTAATAGTCCTGTGTCGAACTTTTAGCACTTGGGATAACGCGCTAAGACGACAAACAACATTAGCtcttaaaacaacaggagctaattaaGTCATTAGAACCCGGCCAtctttcctcagccaatcaggagcatgcatttcttgtgactagatccacatagtgtggcctccaaaggggtaggggtgtacaatcttgtcttgacttaatattctattgaaccatctgaaatcagagttttggtataaaacctggttctgtcAGATCTTTcctaagtcactgacgaaagatagtggatgctgtctgaaacgtttcaaaatcttatccagttgcttgagtaactatttttggcgtaatagTCCTGCATCGATGTAATCCACTAATGATGCTGCATGTTCCTTATTAAGGAATATGATCATGATTTAATAGATTTGCCCAGTGCCCAATACCGTTGCATGCatccactatttcgagccctgatcagtgacaaaggtaatcaaTGATATTGGCATGTATCAGAAAGAAATCATGGTTTACTCTTGACAAAATACACAACGAATTTAGGTGAACTAGGCGTAAAGTGGCATACCACAAGTGCCTTTTGATAAGTAGTGATAGCACACTGTCACTTTGTCTCGCTATTGCAACATTTAGTTGAGGCACTTTGAAAAGAAACTACTCTCCTTAATCCTTTAAACTAAATCATCACAAGCCTCCTTTTCTTACACGTTCCAGCAATGCTCAGAGGTTCAGATATCTCTTGTGTTAACATGTTACATTATGTATGAAGAAGAAAGGTCATGAAAGCTGTCCCGAAATGCGGGGCTTAAAATCTCTACCCACAAAAATGATATCTAAAGCTTGAATTGCTTCCTATGGCgatctaatcattttcatttcatttcaactttaattcaggcacctggcccatatCATAAAAATATACAAAGGAGAGAAGACTTTGTAGATAATGCTCAAGCTATAGCATGTTTCTCTCACTGGTGTTATGAGATGACACTTTACTAAAAGAAATGGATggctttgaatttgaaaagcattgtagaaaacacaaaacaacagcTATACAATAAAACACCTATTTTTTGGCATATTTGTACATTATCAAACACCTTTCAACAGAATACCATATCCCATTTCTGTACAATTATGATGCTACATGGTAAAGAAAGATAAACTAGTAAGTTGCTAGCTTATTCTATGGCATAATCTAATATGTATGGGCTACCATATTTATTCTTCTTGAAAATGGAGACTTGAATGACTTTACCGGGTGGAGATTTCATTTAAGTGCACTTCTTCCTCCCTCAGGTTGCTGGTATACTTGTCACAAACTGCAAGCTATTCTTAGCAGCAATTTcagcaaatttgtcaaaaaCTTTTCATTACGATTTCTAAGACTAGGAAGAGCTCAGCCAAGTGGATGAACATCAATTTAACAGCTCTAACGTAGAGGCCGTAATTCAAGACGTGCCGTAACATGAGGCAgatttttactgatcttatcaTGCATACATTGTAAGTACTCCATGTTTGTTGCCACCGACGTTGCTAATTAGAAACTTAAGCCAAATAAACATATAGTCCATGCACATAGGTAGCAGTATATAATAAGCTGTTATTTGTCCACAAAATAGACTATActtatttataatttttgtcAAAAAAGATTTCACAAATATCAATGATGGCGCTGAACGGGCCTGGTCATGTCTTAATTAAGGTAGGGCCCTCCCTATTACAAGTCATATTTAATCCACGGTAACAGTGTGAGAAATTTGATTCAACACTTCTGCATTCAACATAGCTAATCTGATACAATTTTGCCCAGATAGATCCACTTATTAGAACAAAGCAACAGCCAGCCATGATTATTGAAAGCTACGGCCACTTACGAACAACCATGATGGTAAACCTGTATTTGTGGCTGCCATTTAGGAGATAATTGATAGCACTGAGTAACTTTATGTAGATCTCACTAGGTTGATAAGCTTTGGCTTTTGTATCTTATGACAAACACTGACATTCAGTAAGTGTTCCTTCGAATACCCAGGGCTGTCCTAGGCCTGTTCAAATAGTCAATGGTGAGGCATTGTAAACGCAAGGGATTTAGGAGTGTTCAAAGCTATGACGGTACACAAAATCAACTTGTGAGCTATTATGGCAGTCAGCTCAGCTGAATGTGCTCACTGGGTTCTAACAACATAATGATGCTCTACTTCTGTGGCATACAGAGATATGTGCACGGTTACCTTAAACACAGGAAAGGGAGGATCTTCCTATCAACTATCTCAATCTTTTATCAAAGGCATCTCATTAAAATCATATTATTGTGTCCTCCAAACTATGAGCACTGCTATATTTACACTTACTCTGGAATGGATGATCGTTTACAGTAACTAAGCAACAAGATGTAGGTATGAAAAATGTAGCTGCAGGGAGACCACAGGTTAAGTTACCATATGGCTACTGTGGTAGATAGATAACTTTCACTTCTGTTCAAGTCTTACATCTCCCAAGTTCCCAAGTAAAAGGAGCAGCACACGAATCATAATCAGTATTGCAAACAGACCACAGACGTTTCAAAAACCTATAATTTTCGTCTTGATCCGCTTTAGCCTAACAGAAGGATGGCAAACTTCCCCCTGAATCCTGAGTTTGCCTTCTAGAGTCTCCTGTTGCCTACTTTTGCCTCAGGACATTTGATTAATCTACACCTTGGACCTCCTAAGGCAGGCAGACGGGGAAGGATTTACATCTGACAACACAGTCAGCATAAAAACTGTCAGGCCGCCCCGTGACAAAATATCAGAGGATAACACAAGGGATTCAGCCGAAAGGTAATATTCATACTAATGCAAgagtaaatgaagaaatgcatTAGTGAGGAAGTGTGCGGATATCATAACAAGCCTAAGGCTTAAGTATGTACTTACCAGTGGGGGCGGTAAGGGGGTTACGGGAGAAGCCTTGACTTCCTCAATGTCATCCAACTCCCCTGGTAGCTTCCTTGTGGAGGCAGCTGAGGTTCCTGTTATGGCACTGTGTCTGACGGAAGGGTGAATCGCTGTCACCCCTGCGGAATTGATAAAGTAGTAAAATTACTCTTTATTTCAAAATAAGAAAGTCACATACAGCCCAGGTCACGTCGGCCACAATTGGCCAAACATGCAGGGGACATTTACAGACAAACACAGGACGTTACACAAATATTGCACAATGGAATACATTAAAATCCCAATATCTTTTACAACAATGTTTTTCAATAAATGAAATCACGGGAAAATAATTTGCATTAGTTGAAAATGACTATCTTCAAGTTGTTATACTGCACAGTTAAGTACATTAAGATTCCAATATTTTGTACGATGGTATTTTTCAATAATTAGTATCATTAGAAAATAATTCAACTGAAAATGAAATTATCACTAGAAAATAATTCAAATCCTTCAACAAGTTAAGAAAGCCAGAACTTTAAAAGGTTTAAAATACTGAACACCTGCAGCATGATTTCAAATTCACCAAGGATGTCATTGAACTTACTATACTGTAATGTTAAACTCCTTACTTTCTGCTCACAATTAAGCTTTATTTTGTCACATCAAATCCATGTCTCCTGTTTGACCTTTTGATACATATACTGCAACTCAATAATGCACACATTGTAAGTCTGTTGCAACCAGGTAATAACATTGCGCCTATGAAAAGGCCTATCCAGAATGTGtgcagatggtgttcagcaccaaggacaggtaacTATGTTAACCTGTGTGCAGATGGTGTTCAGCTCCAGGGATAGGTATGTTTACCTgtctgtggatggtgttcagcaccagggacaggcacattCACCTGTGTtctgatggtgttcagcaccagggacagggatgtttACCtgggtgtggatggtgtttcacaccaggaacaggtctgttcacccagtgtgtggatggtgatcagcaccaaggacaggactgtttatttgtgtgtggatggttttcagcaccagggacaggtgtgtttacctgcgTGCGGATGGTGTTTAGCAGCAGGGGCGggtatgtttacctgtgtggatggtgttcagcaccagggacagggatgttcacctgtgtgcggatggtgttcagcaccagaaaCAGGTATGTTAACTTGTGTATGGATGGCGTtcacaccagggacaggtatacCAGTACTGAACACACTCTGTTACATATAACTATGcagacatatacatatacagcagAAATGCAGGAAACAAACCTTGTACTCTGGCCTGTGTCGCTGGTTCAGTGGAACTCCCAGGTACTATGTACCCAGTGCTCAGTTTCGTTGGCTTCTTTTTCATCTTGAGAGAGGATATCTTTCCTGCCCTAACAGCCATGACCTGGGCCTGGGCCTTCTCTAGCCGAGGATCTACAATCTGGAATTGTGTTTTTACTCTGCAGAAAAATAGATATTAGAAGATGATCAGCTTGTGCCATAAGAGCCACATGTTTTCTAAACTGGATACATCTACTCATGAATTGAccttatgtgtttttttatctaAAGAACATAACCTAACCTGATGGCCAAAGACTGAATTGTATCTGTCTTGTCTACAGTGAGCATTTGTTTTTGATTGAGAAGAAGGTAAATGGGGCCTGAAATACCCACATGTGACATGCAATTTGCATgctttttaacattttttcacTGCACTTTATTCAATGTTGTTGTACAATGTTTAAGAGAACATTCGGATGTGAAAATTTTCAAGATGGTGTCTGGGTCTTGGTATGAATTCGAAGGTGACATTGTAAacttatatttttttatttactgtTTATTGTCTTttcgcatatatgtacaattataaaaagataaacagggcaaaaagaaaacatgcagggggggagCAGAAGCCTataggtggcttttcatgggcctccctAAACTAgaaaatttttacaaaattatacataatcaaaactaagtaAAATTAAggaaaaaacaaattgaaattgtaccataaatcctaatgaaacaaatggaaaagaagaggaactacaaaatgaattgagttgtaaacatgATAAGTAAGATTacgctatatatatatgataagtgttattacactgtacattatcaaattaccatttataaagaaatagatcaAAATTGACTattatgactattgacataacaaaaagAGGCTGTTGCCTGTaagttctgtttctaaacaacaaataaaaataaGTGTCCAGAGtgcaattttgcatgtaactgaaaaaagtattttgagcacTGGGCTTGACTTTGCTGTCCTTACCTGTGTGTTGGAAGTCTGTCTGGATTGATCCTGATGACGTTGAGGACCCTGCCTTCATGGTCCCACACGATGTCCCTGTTCCCTGGAGGTCTCCCAGCCTGGACCTACACACAGGGTACAGATGCCTCACATTCACTGGATCTCATTAGATTCAATCTGTAGCATCCAGATTTGCTGATTatcaaacaagtacatgtatgtatcagttCTATATATATCCGAAGTCAATTGTGATTGTGCTATACTGCATTAATCTATATAATGAAAAATGTGCGCGCAGAGCGCTTTTTACACTGGCGTGACATcggcactgggtcaaagttaaTCCAGCGTAAAAAGCATGCGTTCAAAGACAGAGTGATTCAGTTGAAAATTCTGGTCAATTCTTTGAGTTAAAGAATAGTTTATTTCTAATTACGAAATCTATCAACTCAGATGAACTATCAAACTGTATTAATCTATTTAAATGTAATCAACAACAGCTACTTGAAATAAGAtcatctaacctccttggtgtaacacTGAAAGCAACAATTGGCAAAACTTAAATGGGTCCACACTGTCACTTGGTATCACAAGCAATCCTGACCCTGTGCCATATTCTTTTATCAGTAGCTTACAACAAATGCTTATGAGTCATGAATAAACTGAAATCCATAGCTACTAAGATTGACTAGAAAATAGGGAGAATGAAACTACCTTCAAGATGTTGTGACATGAAGAAGGCATCTTAAGAAGTGGGCTTTCCACTGGTTCAGGGGGAAACCTCATGGACTCTTCAGACCTTAAGATTTCCGACTCAGTCTCGTCAAGAGACTTGGTCATCTCCTTAAGACCAGGAGTACCCAGGGGTCCTCTATGTGGTTTAAACTTCGTCTTCGGCTTTTGTGGAGGAACTGGCTTCTGTATGGACGTAGATGTTATGTCATGACTCAAGTACAAATttaaatgactaataaactggtacTAGTGGTAGATGTACCAACTAccaagtatctaataccagttCAGACAAGAACAAGAATTAGTCATGTCTTCAAGTACCAAGTTATTTAAGCCATCATACTTTTCTAGAACTATTGTAGAGTGGGACTCCTTGCCACCGAGTACAGTAGGCACAGCCTCACTAGAAGCTTTTAACAACACTAGTACttgtagatgtgcaaaggttaggtgtgacaggtattccgtgtgatataaccagctgctgccacgccgtgTGCCTGCGGAGCTGGTGTGTTCCAACAAAAGGGTAGATATACAGGATATATTGTctatagatgcagatacagaagtaTAACTGTGCATTAATAATACTGTGCACTTATATGCAAACAGTTTCATAGTAGGTAAATCAGTTCAACATAGTTTTGTTTAATAGGCTACACAACCTTACTTTCTCTCTCTACATATAAAGTTGTGGacctaaaaaaaacatgatgaactGTTCACTTATGATTGCTAACATTCTCAGGACGTACTAATCTAATTTGTAGCGTGGATAAAAAGtttgattacatgtacacacaatgTTTTACTGTCAAGGAAAGAAAGTTCAACCTTTTTCTCCACTTCTTTTCTGGGTTTCTCTTTCACTGTTTCCTTGGGTTCTTGCTTTACTTCTACTGTTGTCTCCACTGTTGTGTCTGGCTGTTTCTCTTGAGTGGCAGACCCTGGTCTGGACCCACTGGAACATGACAAAGTTTTCACAGGTTAGACACAAATACAACTTTCCACCTCCCCTCAGTATGCATAGTTACTTTCCTCATACAAGGCCGTGTTGCTTTGATTATATCCATGACAACCTCTGGAAACACCAAACTGAAGAGAGCATGCCAAAAGAAAGTTTGGCCAAaagaaaaaagttgccttcattatgaaatctatgtcgccaggaaggttgaacacaTGTCTCAACACACAGTGTGGTATACTGAATAATAGatccttcatttttgttctttgagtttggcatcttcttgtttgactttggaattgacttcaGCATTCTACAGATTGAAGTATCCATTTCCTATATTTTTCTATAATCTAGggcatacatttgctcattttgcagctgctctgTACAATTTAAAGTATGGTAggaattttttttggaaacggacgaaactTGATGCTCGTGCAGAagtaatccatataatcaaatcaagatGGCCTTAGGTCCAAATACGGCACAGACCTTTCCACCTCCCCCCAGCACTGACATTCAACTCCTACTATAAAGAATGTAGCCCTTCCATATTGCTAAATA
The nucleotide sequence above comes from Branchiostoma lanceolatum isolate klBraLanc5 chromosome 14, klBraLanc5.hap2, whole genome shotgun sequence. Encoded proteins:
- the LOC136448199 gene encoding uncharacterized protein C2orf81 homolog, producing the protein MSTSTKMSRAAMSKSRADKTRGASQPQPVVTNDVVPGRFTEPDWTGLLDREDGEEFIMDCVEEVVNSAMDEIYNRYIQKQLLPYTVIQAKDAILQIIEWQFLARDEGEGEVLQDPSWEEDDEPLPPVTDSWAQGSVPTRTKPEPAASDKSDSRPASQAGSRPGSATQEKQPDTTVETTVEVKQEPKETVKEKPRKEVEKKKPVPPQKPKTKFKPHRGPLGTPGLKEMTKSLDETESEILRSEESMRFPPEPVESPLLKMPSSCHNILKVQAGRPPGNRDIVWDHEGRVLNVIRINPDRLPTHRVKTQFQIVDPRLEKAQAQVMAVRAGKISSLKMKKKPTKLSTGYIVPGSSTEPATQARVQGVTAIHPSVRHSAITGTSAASTRKLPGELDDIEEVKASPVTPLPPPLIESMEVSPGVTVREGSRIKKGPRQLPRKYDIITPTTQHALRPLTDSTKINPEVLVQEILARRSPILRPLSPSRPVPPIVPHPPNKRPGITTQD